Proteins from one Mucilaginibacter jinjuensis genomic window:
- a CDS encoding ATP-binding protein, translating into MENKIFKIAVVGPESTGKSTMSKYLADYFNTVWVPEFARGYCENLTGDYTWQDEINMFYGQLQLEKELEPQANKLLICDTTFITVKIWSDQLFGKSPQEVLDELPKHPYDLYLLLNIDLAWEDDPLRDFPNMREHFMDVWHKELQALNARYVVISGTGADRYANAVSAVGDFLNSFR; encoded by the coding sequence ATGGAAAATAAGATCTTCAAAATAGCTGTAGTAGGTCCCGAATCAACAGGTAAATCAACCATGTCTAAATACCTGGCCGATTACTTTAATACCGTTTGGGTGCCCGAGTTTGCCCGCGGCTATTGCGAAAACCTGACCGGCGATTATACCTGGCAGGATGAGATCAATATGTTTTACGGCCAGCTGCAACTGGAGAAAGAACTGGAACCTCAAGCCAACAAACTTCTTATTTGCGATACCACATTTATCACCGTCAAGATCTGGAGCGATCAGCTCTTTGGTAAATCGCCACAGGAAGTGCTGGACGAACTGCCCAAACACCCCTACGATTTATACTTACTTTTAAACATCGACCTGGCTTGGGAAGATGATCCATTGCGCGATTTCCCCAACATGCGCGAACATTTTATGGATGTTTGGCACAAAGAGCTACAAGCCTTAAATGCCCGCTACGTCGTTATTTCGGGCACAGGAGCCGATCGTTACGCTAATGCAGTTAGCGCCGTTGGAGATTTTCTCAATTCTTTTCGTTAA
- a CDS encoding PepSY-associated TM helix domain-containing protein yields MTVFKKTILFLHRWLGFITGLVVFIVSVTGCIYCFQDEIQDALYSYRHVEASAKPYLTPSVLKQKALSKYPGATANYIYYYGKTRPAAVLVNSKKDGFLAAYYNPYTGEYLHSEIYAKNFFVIVEYIHLYLLLPPKIGGMIVGISVLIFVAIMITGIILWWPKRKSDRKRSFTIKWGAKWRRVNYDLHNVLGFYSTAIAIILAITGVSMTFDWVREGIYRAGNLGKGYAIEKTFPKSDSLNKAKAVNYPVIDHALLYAQEHSATAQMFLVNDDQSAAGTVGITAYPQSMHFDHTDNYYFERYTGKLLLVTPNAKKSIGMKLNDMNYDVHVGQILGLTGKIIAFLASLICATLPITGFIIWLGKRKKPKTKKVRHAIDRRTKHHLA; encoded by the coding sequence ATGACTGTATTTAAAAAGACCATACTCTTTTTGCATCGCTGGCTCGGTTTCATCACCGGGCTGGTGGTGTTTATAGTGAGTGTTACCGGCTGTATTTATTGCTTTCAGGACGAGATACAGGATGCTTTATACAGCTATCGACATGTAGAGGCAAGCGCGAAACCATACCTTACACCTTCGGTTTTAAAGCAAAAGGCACTTAGTAAATATCCCGGCGCAACTGCCAATTATATTTACTACTATGGCAAAACGCGCCCCGCGGCTGTATTGGTAAATAGTAAAAAAGATGGCTTTCTGGCTGCTTATTATAACCCTTATACCGGCGAATATTTACACTCAGAGATCTACGCCAAAAACTTCTTTGTAATTGTCGAGTACATTCACCTTTACCTGTTACTGCCACCCAAGATAGGTGGAATGATAGTAGGGATTTCGGTATTGATATTTGTGGCAATCATGATTACCGGGATTATCCTCTGGTGGCCTAAACGCAAATCTGACCGCAAACGTAGCTTCACCATAAAATGGGGTGCCAAATGGCGACGTGTCAATTACGACCTGCACAATGTATTAGGTTTTTATTCTACCGCGATTGCCATTATCCTCGCCATAACTGGCGTATCCATGACTTTTGATTGGGTACGTGAAGGGATTTACCGCGCAGGTAACCTGGGTAAAGGCTATGCGATAGAGAAAACTTTCCCTAAGTCAGATTCGCTCAACAAAGCAAAGGCTGTAAATTATCCGGTGATTGACCATGCGCTTTTATATGCTCAGGAACATTCGGCCACGGCACAAATGTTTTTGGTGAATGATGATCAATCCGCTGCAGGTACGGTTGGTATAACAGCTTACCCACAATCGATGCATTTCGATCATACCGATAACTACTACTTCGAGCGTTATACCGGCAAGCTCTTACTGGTAACTCCCAATGCGAAGAAGAGCATAGGCATGAAATTGAATGATATGAACTACGATGTTCACGTAGGGCAGATACTGGGCCTCACCGGTAAGATCATCGCTTTTCTGGCCAGCCTGATTTGTGCCACCTTACCTATCACCGGTTTTATTATCTGGCTGGGTAAGCGTAAAAAGCCTAAAACTAAAAAGGTAAGGCATGCTATCGATAGGCGGACGAAGCACCACCTGGCATAA
- a CDS encoding TonB-dependent receptor, which yields MVQLSTKSYHFLIYLLAIVLCFATGFSYAQTAKGTVKGKVFNAEGKPADNVTVTLKSTNSATVTGEDGIFSLKAAAGTYKLVISHVGMLTKEIDVNVTAGKTTVVNDLTIDLNSSGLQEVTVNGSKVNRFKRKLSTDVAKMPLNNLENAQSYTSISRELLTEQNIFTADDAVKNVSGLQKMWDATGRGGDGGAYYTLRGFVVQTQLRNGVAGNVTNAIDAINLDRIEVIKGPSATLFGSSLTSYGGLINRVTKQPFEGTAGEVTYTGGSYGLNRVSADVNTPLDPQKKVLFRLNTAYTDQNSFQDNGFSKNVAIAPSLLYKVNDRLTIEAEAELFYGRNALNTIYFFPYQNTIAQLGASRADELGIDYKRSYFDKSLTQRTRSANYLGQVNYKISKEWTSQTNFSSVNSFSNGYGPYFYLLPNKQISREDQSTQNSKATTTEIQQNFNGDFKIGKMRNRIVVGLDYLNVNSNQLFLSTAYDIAPLQSSTFNYNTFNTATLGAVYAGGGASKYPYMYSSSTYSSYVSDVLNITDRLIASAALRIDRFDFDGNKDATTGAKTGAYKQTAYSPKFGLIYQVVKDHVSLFSNYQNGFTNKPGVDFNSNPFKPEHANQIEGGVKLDVFDGKLSSTLSYYDIKVDNILRTDLAHPNFQIQSGTQVSKGFEAEVIANPVTGVNVVAGFAYNDSKYKNVSDDVDGLRPGTAGSPYTANLWVSYRFQAAKIKGLGVGFGGNYASDNKVVNSVSQGVFILPQYTILNSTVFYDKGVYRIGLSCNNLTNKEYYTGYSSVNPQMLRQYLASFAFRF from the coding sequence ATGGTTCAACTATCCACAAAATCCTATCATTTCTTAATATATCTCTTAGCCATAGTGCTTTGCTTTGCCACTGGTTTTAGCTACGCACAAACAGCTAAAGGCACTGTAAAAGGTAAAGTATTTAACGCCGAAGGCAAACCTGCCGATAACGTAACTGTAACTCTAAAATCAACCAACTCGGCCACTGTTACAGGCGAAGACGGTATCTTCTCGTTAAAAGCAGCAGCGGGTACATATAAATTAGTGATATCTCACGTGGGTATGCTAACCAAAGAAATTGATGTAAACGTTACTGCCGGTAAAACAACAGTGGTTAACGATCTCACTATTGACTTAAATAGCAGCGGTTTGCAGGAAGTAACCGTAAATGGCAGTAAGGTGAACCGCTTTAAAAGAAAGCTAAGTACCGATGTGGCCAAGATGCCTTTGAATAATCTTGAAAATGCACAATCCTATACTTCTATCAGTCGCGAGCTGTTAACCGAGCAAAACATCTTCACTGCCGATGATGCGGTTAAAAACGTATCTGGTCTGCAAAAAATGTGGGATGCAACTGGTCGTGGTGGCGATGGTGGTGCATACTATACCTTACGCGGTTTTGTGGTACAAACCCAATTGCGTAACGGTGTTGCCGGTAACGTAACCAACGCTATTGATGCTATTAACCTCGATCGTATTGAGGTAATTAAAGGCCCGTCTGCTACCTTATTTGGTAGTTCATTAACATCTTACGGTGGTTTAATTAACCGTGTTACCAAACAGCCTTTTGAAGGTACTGCCGGCGAGGTTACTTATACAGGTGGCAGCTATGGCTTAAACCGTGTAAGCGCTGATGTAAATACACCATTAGATCCGCAAAAGAAAGTGTTGTTCCGTTTAAATACGGCTTACACAGATCAAAATAGTTTTCAGGATAATGGCTTCAGCAAAAATGTAGCTATTGCACCAAGCTTGTTATACAAAGTAAACGACAGATTAACCATTGAAGCAGAAGCCGAATTGTTTTATGGCCGTAATGCTTTAAACACCATCTACTTCTTCCCATACCAAAACACAATTGCACAATTAGGTGCTAGCCGTGCCGATGAATTAGGTATCGATTACAAACGTTCTTACTTCGATAAAAGCTTAACACAACGTACCAGAAGCGCAAACTATCTGGGCCAGGTAAACTACAAAATCTCTAAAGAATGGACTTCACAAACCAATTTTAGCTCTGTAAACAGCTTCTCTAATGGTTATGGCCCATATTTCTATTTGTTGCCAAATAAGCAGATCTCACGCGAAGATCAATCTACCCAAAACAGCAAAGCAACTACAACTGAGATTCAGCAAAATTTCAATGGCGACTTCAAGATCGGTAAAATGAGAAACCGCATCGTAGTCGGTTTAGATTATCTGAACGTTAACTCAAACCAGCTTTTCTTAAGTACTGCTTATGATATTGCTCCATTACAAAGCAGTACCTTCAACTATAATACCTTTAATACAGCTACGCTGGGTGCGGTTTATGCAGGTGGTGGTGCAAGTAAATATCCTTACATGTATAGCTCGAGCACATATAGTTCTTATGTATCTGATGTGTTAAACATCACTGATCGTTTAATTGCTTCTGCTGCTTTACGTATAGACAGATTTGATTTTGATGGTAATAAAGATGCCACAACCGGTGCTAAAACCGGCGCGTATAAGCAAACAGCATACTCTCCAAAATTTGGTTTAATTTACCAGGTTGTTAAAGATCATGTATCATTATTTAGCAACTACCAAAACGGCTTCACTAACAAACCAGGCGTTGATTTTAACAGCAATCCATTTAAACCAGAGCATGCCAACCAAATTGAGGGTGGTGTTAAACTGGATGTGTTTGATGGTAAGTTAAGCAGTACGTTAAGCTACTACGATATTAAGGTAGATAACATTTTACGTACCGACCTTGCACATCCAAACTTCCAAATCCAAAGTGGTACACAAGTAAGTAAAGGTTTCGAGGCCGAAGTTATTGCCAACCCGGTAACCGGCGTAAACGTGGTGGCAGGTTTTGCTTACAATGATTCGAAATACAAAAACGTTAGCGACGATGTTGATGGCCTGCGCCCGGGTACTGCAGGTTCGCCATATACGGCTAACTTATGGGTAAGCTACCGTTTCCAGGCAGCTAAGATCAAAGGCTTAGGTGTAGGTTTTGGTGGTAACTACGCAAGCGATAACAAAGTAGTTAACAGCGTGAGCCAGGGTGTATTTATCTTACCTCAATACACTATCCTTAACTCAACTGTATTTTACGATAAAGGTGTTTACCGCATTGGTTTATCATGCAATAACTTAACCAATAAAGAATACTATACAGGTTATTCATCTGTTAACCCACAAATGTTAAGACAATATTTAGCGAGCTTTGCATTTCGCTTTTAA
- a CDS encoding RNA polymerase sigma factor codes for MEAVYIDKHYSLVAECKQGSKKACYELYRLYSKAMLNVAYRIVGNIEEAEDVLQESFVDAFNKLKDFRQETTFGLWMKQIVVHRSINLLRKRKLELVEMESEQLENIADDPGFDDEEIQYQVEEVKRAIQLLPEGYRVVLSLYLLEGYDHEEIGQILKINENTSRTQFLRAKRKLTEILKQRGKVA; via the coding sequence TTGGAAGCCGTTTACATAGACAAACATTACAGCCTGGTGGCTGAGTGTAAGCAGGGAAGTAAAAAAGCCTGCTACGAGCTTTACCGTTTATACTCGAAAGCTATGCTTAATGTGGCCTACCGGATAGTGGGCAATATTGAGGAGGCTGAAGATGTATTGCAGGAATCGTTCGTAGATGCTTTTAACAAACTGAAAGATTTCAGGCAGGAAACAACCTTCGGCCTGTGGATGAAACAAATTGTTGTTCACCGCTCTATCAACCTGCTTCGAAAGCGCAAGCTTGAACTGGTGGAAATGGAGAGCGAACAACTGGAAAACATAGCCGATGACCCGGGGTTTGACGATGAAGAAATACAATACCAGGTAGAAGAGGTGAAGCGCGCCATACAGCTGCTGCCCGAAGGTTACCGGGTGGTATTATCGCTCTACCTGCTGGAAGGTTACGACCATGAAGAGATTGGACAGATATTAAAAATTAACGAAAATACATCAAGGACCCAGTTTTTAAGAGCAAAACGAAAACTGACCGAAATATTAAAACAGAGAGGAAAAGTAGCATGA